ttttaaagtcgGTTACATAAAGAGTAGGTTGGtctaatttaaagggttagttcagcaaaaaatgaaaataatgtcattaattactctccctcattgATTGATGAGTaaaggttttgttttttgagtcATAtaccttggatttcatcaaaaaatatcttaatttgtgttctgaagatgaatgaaggtgttacaggtgtggaacgacaagagggtgagtaattaatgacagaaatttaaaattttgtgtgaactaaccctttaaatctgaAAAGTAAGACTCATGACACAGTGACGAACTCCTGATCAGCTGTTCAATTGATCGTCAGAAACACAATCAGGCTTTTGCTGCTAATTGACTGACACTCTCTGTTGCAGCTTTTTAACTGGATAATCAGTGTTTTCTCTCCAGTGTAACAGAGAAGATGAAGCGGCGTAGTTTCGTCTGCTGCCGTCACACACGTTTAACACGCTGCTGATTGTGTTTCGCTGCAGGAATATAACGCCGCACTCGCAGCTGGATTTCAGAGTTTGGAGTCATCACACACTGAAGGCCGACGCTCTGCTGGGAAAAGCCTCCCTGGACCTGATTGGAACCCTCCGGAAACATGACGGCAAACGTACGTCTCCCAATTTTCCAATTCTTTTGCTCCAGTTGGTACTTTAAACAAATGACATGACTATGGCCTCAAAGTATTCTTTACATGTCCTGAGTGTGCTTTTATTTTCTAATTACTGGAAAAATCTAGTATTTTAAtgatcaataataataaaaaaaaactgcataaatgtaATCTTCACGTTGCTAGGAGTAAACAATGtaagatttctggccaaagccAATCTTCATGCTCCGGCTCATGATGTTTTGTGAGTCTCAAATGGGCCGAGAGAACGAACAGGAAGAGCTCAGAGACCGTAGAGACTGACGTgacgttgttgttgttttcagtGGAGAACGTGCGGGAGGTGTTGACATTGACCGCAGACGGTAAGAACGGAGTCGTGTCCACCGGTGAACTCACAGTCTTCCTGGACGGGCTCTCGTTTGACCCGCAGCACATGCACAATGGAAACTCAACCACTGCGAGCAGTAAGAACCCTGATCTAACCTCTGACCTCCAGCGCTCCGGCTGCCCGTctcatccgtctgtctgtctttcagaAGTCCATCAGAATGGAGATGCTCTTCATGAGAACGCAGACGAGAGTTCTGCACGGACTCAGAACAGGTGAGGAGAAGAATGACGATCCTCTGGTTCCTCGTGACACGTGCAGCTTGTGGGAATTAGGGAATTAAATATATGGTTGGCTTAATTATACAGAATTGTGGGTCTGTGCCTCATCATGATCATCAGCCTCTTCTGTATCATCATCAGTAAACACTGAATTGATTGATATTTTACTAACATGATTCTGCAGGGCTGTGAACGGCTCGGACGGACTAGAGAATGAAGCTCCTCCCACCTCATCTGCCAACAGTGAGTTTAGCCCCTCCCCCCTCCTCAATGGAGACAGAGACTCCTCCCCTTCACATCAAACTCCCAGTCCAAAGGCCACGCCCACTCCACAGCCCAGCAACAGCGACGTGAACAGCACAGCCGGTGAGAGTCGCACATCACTTCCTGCTGCTCATTTCCTGTGGATGTCACagaaagttatttttaatgctcgtcttgaatatttaaaaacaaagatGGATGATTCTTCATTTAACCCGagtctgtctgtgtgtcagtgAACGGCGAGGGTTGTGAGGTGTCGTCTGCGGGTGATAATGAGGACACCGCTGCTGTCactgctgctgatgtttccTGCAGTACTTCCTCTTCTCCTGCAGGTGGcgccgctgctgctgctgcctcATCATCACCAGCCTCCACTTCCTCTGTAGCGCCCACCACACAGACTGCTGCTGCCTCCAGCTCGCCCGACCCCGATGGAGGGAAACCGCGCCAGCAGCCGCCAGCAGCCGGACCGGAACCACTGCCGTCCGGgtcagactctctctctctgtctcacacacacacacacacacacacacacacacacacacacacacacacacacacacacacacacacacacacacacacacacacacacacacacacacacacacacacacacacacacacacacacacacacacacacactcacacacacacaaacatgcctgTGACGCTGTAAtctgagtgagtgtgtgttttctcagaTGGGAACAGAGAAAGGATCCTCACGGCAGAACGTACTACGTCGATCACAACACGAGAACGACGACGTGGGAGCGACCGCAGCCGTTACCGCTGGGGTGAGAGCAACGAACATCACCGCTGCAGTGCTAACCCTTCAAACTACTGTCAGGTGTTACAAAAGTGAAAAATAGCTATGAACAGGCGAGGACACCTGCTGACCTTATTGCACAAGAattaggagtttccctttcagacctCTCGTGTTCGTTTATTTGGAATGGCAGAGGAAGATGTTATCCGAACGATTGTTTGCCAAGCcactttatttttagtttgtgctgctcttggtagattgaGTTGATCATTATTGAAACGAGCTGCTTATGTGCGCATCGTCAGCAGAACTTTACACTCCCGTCGGTGCTTTACTGGGATATTGACCtataaatgcatatataaatTAGTGCATTAAATGTTCATTCAACCAAAGTTTGTCACTATCTCAGTTATTTCGAAATGCCTGCTGCTAACGAAAACACTGTTAAAACATTTACTTGAAGTtaccaaaacaaataaaaacaatattatctaacagtgtataataataaaataacagcaatTGGATATAATATGAACGTGAGTACTGTGGTGTTTGTAGAACACATGATCAGGTGTTTCATTAGCTCATATTTGCTCATCGATACATGTGTGTATGTCGGCGCAGCGGCTTCACTGTTCCAGTGGTTTGTTGTAGAGCGAGTTTGTGGCGGGACTGATGAGGTTTTAAAGTGTGGATCTGTGGGAAACTGCAGTGGAAATAAAGTGCTGCGTTTGTAAATTGTACAAATGTTCTTCTTGtgtataattaatatgtttTCATGCGGCGTTATTGATTTGTGTCGTTGACTGTAGCTGGGAGAGGAGGGTGGATAACCGCGGCAGGATCTATTACGTGGATCATAACACGCGCACCACCACGTGGCAGCGGCCGACGATGGAGTCGGTGAGGAACTTCGAGCAGTGGCAGTCGCAGCGCAGTCAGCTGCAGGGAGCCATGCACCAGTTCAACCAGAGATACCTCTACTCGGTACACTGATCACCTGATTAACTCATTTACACACTGACACTGTCAAAGTTCACCCTCATTCTCCCCCTCACTGTCTGCTGTCTTCACTCCAGGCGTCCATGATGTCTGCTGAGAACGATCCTCTGGGGCCGCTGCCGCCGGGTTGGGGTAAGTTAGCGCTCGCTGACGGCGCGTCACTCCCGCTAGCAACAAGTGTGTTCGTCTGTAACGTGAGTGTGTTACGCTCGTGTTCTCAGAGCGCCGTGTGGACACCAATGATCGCGTCTACTTCGTCAATCACAACACAAAGACAACGCAGTGGGAAGACCCACGAACACAAGGGTGAGTGAAGCCCGTCACCTGACCTCTATGACCTTTCAGATCTCTCTGTGTGCGCTCTcatcacgtgtgtgtgtgtgtgtgtgatgaatCAGGCTGCAGAACGAAGACCCGCTTCCCGAAGGCTGGGAGATTCGCTACACCAGGGAGGGTGTGCGCTACTTTGTGGATCATAACACGCGCACCACCACCTTCAGCGACCCGCGGACGGGCAAATCATCCGTGTGAGTCAATCAGTCTGACGTTAGCTGTGTTTCCTTCCAAAGCTGCCGATTAAACTTGTGTAAAAAAATTGGaatatcacataaaacatcTGTGAATAAAGCACCGTTCCCATCACATggtcaagagaacaaaatctgGGATACTGGTGCAGAGTATCagtgataaaataataaaaagcctGTAGCTCTTTTTTCCTAAATAATAAAGAACTCAGACGAAACACAATAAACGCTATCATGTTCTCTTGCACACGACTTTATGCGCATTTTAAGATTTCATGTGCATCTTGGCTTTTCCATCTGATGTAAATACGTGGGTGGAAACAGCTTGTGTGTGTCATTACAGATGCTGTTTTCctctaatgtgtgtgtgtgtgtgtgtgtgtgtgtgttgagcaGCACTAAAGGTCCACAGATTGCATACGAGAGAAGCTTCAGGTGGAAACTGGCGCATTTCCGTTATTTGTGTCAGGTAACGCTCGCTCAGCTCTTCAACACGCATGAATCCCAGTGTGCATCTCTTTTCCAAACGCATGTCTCTGTGTTCGCAGTCCAACGCTCTCGCCAGCCACGTGAAGATCACCGTGTCCCGACAGACGCTGTTTGAGGACTCGTTCCAGCAGGTCGAGAAACACACACGGCAGAAGCTTCAGACGTGACTCTCA
The nucleotide sequence above comes from Chanodichthys erythropterus isolate Z2021 chromosome 23, ASM2448905v1, whole genome shotgun sequence. Encoded proteins:
- the LOC137014064 gene encoding NEDD4-like E3 ubiquitin-protein ligase WWP1, whose amino-acid sequence is MATGSSRSDCSNNVRELHAVVSCAKLKRKKNWFGTAIYVEVTSEGESKKTAKSHSSSNPKWDERLTLNITPHSQLDFRVWSHHTLKADALLGKASLDLIGTLRKHDGKLENVREVLTLTADGKNGVVSTGELTVFLDGLSFDPQHMHNGNSTTASKVHQNGDALHENADESSARTQNRAVNGSDGLENEAPPTSSANSEFSPSPLLNGDRDSSPSHQTPSPKATPTPQPSNSDVNSTAVNGEGCEVSSAGDNEDTAAVTAADVSCSTSSSPAGGAAAAAASSSPASTSSVAPTTQTAAASSSPDPDGGKPRQQPPAAGPEPLPSGWEQRKDPHGRTYYVDHNTRTTTWERPQPLPLGWERRVDNRGRIYYVDHNTRTTTWQRPTMESVRNFEQWQSQRSQLQGAMHQFNQRYLYSASMMSAENDPLGPLPPGWERRVDTNDRVYFVNHNTKTTQWEDPRTQGLQNEDPLPEGWEIRYTREGVRYFVDHNTRTTTFSDPRTGKSSVTKGPQIAYERSFRWKLAHFRYLCQSNALASHVKITVSRQTLFEDSFQQIMNFKPYDLRRRLYVIFRGEEGLDYGGLAREWFFLLSHEVLNPMYCLFEYAGKSNYCLQINPASTINPDHLSYFCFIGRFIAMALFHGKFIDTGFSLPFYKRMLNKKLILKDLESIDPEFYNSLIWIRDNNIEECGLEMYFSVDMEILGKITSHDLKADGANVLVTEENKEEYIGLMAEWRFSRGVESQTKAFLDGFNEVVPLQWLQYFDEKELEVMLCGMQEVDLQDWQRNTVYRHYTRNSKQIIWFWQLVKEVDNEVRLRLMQFVTGTCRLPLGGFAELMGSNGPQKFCIEKVGKETWLPRSHTCFNRLDLPPYKSFEQLKEKLLFAIEETEGFGQE